A window of the bacterium genome harbors these coding sequences:
- a CDS encoding cation transporter translates to MSIQPIALRASHARQVRAGVAVEWLTIVWMVIEAAVSLSAGIAAGSIALVAFGVDSLIELVSAGVLLWRLILERRDPAVDPERVERAERTASRVVGWSLLVLAAYVVLHSVYNLWTKAIPDSSVAGVALAAAALVVMPLLVRAKLRVAASINSVALKGDAMCGVVCAYMAATLLVGLGLRAVFGWWWADPVAALGLVYFIVREGREALTAQCGCACD, encoded by the coding sequence GTGAGCATACAACCGATCGCACTTCGAGCGTCTCATGCGCGCCAGGTGCGCGCCGGCGTCGCCGTGGAGTGGCTGACGATCGTCTGGATGGTCATTGAGGCCGCCGTGAGCCTGAGCGCCGGCATTGCGGCCGGAAGCATCGCGTTGGTGGCGTTCGGCGTCGACAGCCTGATCGAGCTCGTGTCTGCCGGCGTCCTGCTGTGGCGGCTGATCCTCGAACGGCGGGATCCCGCCGTCGATCCCGAGCGCGTGGAGCGCGCTGAGCGCACCGCATCCCGGGTGGTTGGATGGAGCCTGCTGGTGCTCGCCGCGTACGTGGTGCTGCACTCCGTGTACAATCTGTGGACGAAGGCGATCCCCGACTCATCCGTGGCCGGCGTGGCGCTGGCCGCGGCCGCGCTCGTGGTGATGCCCCTGTTGGTGCGGGCCAAGCTCCGCGTGGCGGCCTCGATCAACAGTGTGGCCCTCAAGGGCGACGCCATGTGCGGGGTCGTCTGCGCGTACATGGCCGCGACGCTCCTCGTCGGCCTGGGGCTTCGTGCGGTCTTCGGCTGGTGGTGGGCCGACCCGGTCGCGGCGCTCGGGCTCGTGTACTTCATCGTGCGCGAGGGCCGCGAGGCCCTGACCGCGCAATGCGGCTGCGCATGCGACTGA
- a CDS encoding DUF6176 family protein, with the protein MAQVTLAKFRFKPGGKQRWLDWCDELKRRSGEVVETLRNEGVAVEACFLSVNEDAVYYFVEAEDFDRAQRALQRSPYTIDRQHIDVKVAALEAVEPLTCLFHFEHR; encoded by the coding sequence GTGGCACAGGTGACGCTTGCGAAGTTTCGCTTCAAGCCGGGGGGCAAACAGCGGTGGCTCGATTGGTGCGACGAACTGAAGCGACGGTCCGGTGAGGTCGTGGAGACCTTGCGGAACGAAGGCGTCGCGGTTGAGGCGTGCTTTCTCTCCGTCAATGAGGACGCCGTGTACTACTTCGTCGAGGCGGAGGACTTCGATCGGGCGCAACGGGCGCTGCAGCGAAGCCCATACACGATCGACCGCCAGCACATCGACGTCAAGGTGGCGGCCCTTGAGGCGGTCGAACCACTCACGTGCTTGTTCCACTTCGAGCATCGGTGA
- a CDS encoding SRPBCC domain-containing protein — protein MNPTNASDTVVKEITSKAPAERVFEALSNPDQRVRWWGVEGRFRATHMESDLRPGGKWVMRGVGMGGKPFCVGGEYRSVERPCRLVFTWLPDWQENAPETLVRFDLEEKGGVTTVRLTHSGLTTERSREHHRGWPQLLAWLQAYVEDRA, from the coding sequence ATGAACCCAACGAACGCCAGCGACACGGTCGTCAAAGAGATCACGAGCAAGGCTCCGGCGGAACGGGTCTTTGAGGCGCTGAGCAACCCCGACCAACGTGTGAGATGGTGGGGAGTCGAAGGGCGATTCCGGGCAACGCACATGGAGTCTGACTTGCGCCCGGGCGGCAAATGGGTGATGCGCGGCGTCGGCATGGGCGGCAAGCCCTTCTGCGTGGGCGGCGAGTATCGCAGCGTTGAGCGTCCGTGCCGGCTGGTGTTCACTTGGCTCCCGGACTGGCAGGAGAACGCGCCGGAGACGCTCGTGCGCTTCGATCTGGAGGAAAAGGGCGGGGTGACGACGGTCCGCCTGACGCACTCGGGTCTGACCACCGAGCGTTCGCGCGAGCATCATCGCGGCTGGCCCCAACTCCTGGCTTGGCTGCAGGCGTACGTCGAGGACCGAGCCTAA
- a CDS encoding ArsR family transcriptional regulator: protein MTPCSERSSIRRAEKLSACCAAVGEIAENFRTSRPAISKHLRVLRSAGSLLHAEMAPRAFAP from the coding sequence GTGACGCCGTGTTCCGAGCGATCGTCGATCCGACGCGCCGAGAAACTCTCGGCTTGCTGCGCGGCGGTCGGCGAGATCGCGGAGAATTTCCGCACCAGCCGTCCGGCGATCTCGAAGCACCTACGCGTGCTGCGTTCTGCGGGGTCGTTGTTGCACGCCGAGATGGCACCGCGCGCGTTTGCGCCTTAA
- a CDS encoding MmgE/PrpD family protein, with protein MDDVTGSIASFVDGLTAEALDASAIHEVKRRVVDSFGCIVGGRGGEPARIARQLASQSQGRLSATAVGLETKTTVELAAFANTVMVRYLDYNDMYFTPRGGGQHPSDLIPAALATGEALGVRGVDVLLSIVIAYEVGAALAGATRIRERGWDQGTFTVVAAAMGAGKLLGLSREQLAHAASIAVTSNIATRQTRVGQLSMWKGSATAAANRNGIFAALLAREGMTGPSEPFVGKDGIMDLITGPFTLDLAVPHTRPFVAEVSGLKFHPAEYNSQSALDVILRLRDRVPVDQIEDIHVETYWVAYSEIGMEPAKWDPRTRETADHSLPYLLAAALLDGRITPDSFSPDRIADPQLRSLMPRISVAERPDFSRRFPGELNARIIVRLRSGQTIEGQAAHPHGHAKHPLTDDEVNEKCDALCASVRDRKLCRELKDALWAFESLDNVADVLGSLGRLTAS; from the coding sequence GTGGATGATGTGACCGGGAGCATTGCCAGCTTCGTCGACGGTTTGACGGCGGAGGCGCTTGACGCGTCGGCGATCCACGAGGTGAAACGCAGGGTCGTGGATTCCTTCGGTTGTATCGTCGGCGGACGTGGCGGTGAACCCGCCCGGATTGCAAGACAGCTGGCGAGCCAGTCGCAAGGACGGCTGTCGGCGACCGCTGTCGGACTGGAGACCAAGACCACCGTCGAACTGGCGGCCTTCGCCAATACCGTGATGGTGCGGTACCTTGACTACAACGACATGTATTTCACACCGCGCGGCGGTGGTCAGCACCCCAGCGACTTGATCCCCGCGGCGTTGGCGACCGGGGAGGCGCTGGGGGTCCGCGGTGTCGACGTTCTGCTGAGCATCGTCATCGCCTATGAGGTTGGCGCCGCGTTGGCGGGGGCCACCCGCATTCGGGAACGCGGTTGGGATCAAGGCACCTTCACCGTGGTCGCCGCTGCCATGGGTGCGGGCAAGCTCCTGGGACTGTCTCGGGAGCAACTAGCGCACGCCGCGTCCATCGCCGTCACCTCGAACATCGCCACCCGGCAGACACGTGTGGGGCAGTTGTCGATGTGGAAAGGCAGCGCCACGGCGGCGGCGAACCGGAACGGGATCTTCGCCGCGCTACTCGCTCGCGAGGGGATGACCGGGCCGAGCGAGCCGTTCGTCGGCAAGGATGGCATCATGGATCTCATCACTGGACCGTTCACGCTGGACCTGGCCGTTCCGCACACGCGGCCCTTCGTCGCCGAGGTGAGCGGCCTGAAGTTTCATCCTGCCGAGTACAACTCGCAGAGCGCGCTGGACGTGATCTTGAGGCTGCGGGACCGCGTTCCCGTCGATCAGATCGAGGATATCCATGTGGAGACGTACTGGGTCGCATACAGCGAGATCGGCATGGAACCGGCCAAATGGGATCCGCGTACGCGGGAGACCGCGGATCACAGCCTTCCGTACTTGCTCGCCGCTGCACTCCTCGACGGGCGAATCACGCCAGACTCATTTTCCCCCGACCGGATCGCGGATCCACAGCTTCGGAGCCTGATGCCACGGATCTCGGTGGCGGAGCGCCCCGATTTCTCGCGGCGGTTTCCCGGCGAACTCAATGCCCGGATCATCGTCCGACTGCGCTCAGGTCAGACGATCGAAGGCCAGGCGGCACACCCGCACGGCCACGCCAAACATCCGCTCACGGACGACGAAGTGAACGAAAAGTGTGACGCGCTGTGCGCTTCCGTGCGCGACCGCAAGCTCTGTCGTGAGCTGAAGGACGCCCTGTGGGCGTTCGAATCCCTCGATAACGTGGCGGACGTCCTTGGGAGTCTGGGCCGACTGACCGCGTCGTAG
- a CDS encoding thiamine pyrophosphate-binding protein has product MPRITGKRALLEQLVADGVRYIFGNPGTTEQGFMDLLQDYPQVEFILCLHEGVAIGMADAFARATRKPAFVELHIAPGLGNAVGMLFNAKVGRSPLVVYVGQSASRALFQEPLLSGDLVEIAAPVTKWSYEITHAADVPQAVRRAMKIAEEAPQGPTVLSIPIDVLDEDAEVSIQPTSYTRWRAHPDPAAMDEAAELLAASRRPMIVTGDGIALSNGQEHVTRLAELLGAPIYQGYTTEVNVDANHPLVIGTLPFTNAAAPEFTSRVLARHDVVLALGVPLFRYIFPRPGDLVPAATKVIQIDLDGWEIGKNVPGALGIKADCAAALLALLERLESRAPAGAVERAAAIAAEGSQKRETVLANDRKTWTNQPISVARLMSELADVVPADAVIFDEAITSSTVLQRYVAPRPGRYFRARGGGLGPGLPGALGVKLAMPERPVVGVVADGSAMYSVSAFWTAAHHRIPVTWVVCNNASYRILKENIMDYLGPRHADRKFVAMDLTDPPLRYDRIAESMGVRGRRVERPEDLRPALEEALGSGAPAVVDVAIQRDVR; this is encoded by the coding sequence ATGCCGCGGATCACTGGCAAACGCGCACTGCTCGAGCAGCTCGTTGCGGACGGCGTTCGGTACATCTTCGGCAACCCCGGAACCACGGAGCAAGGGTTCATGGACCTGCTCCAGGACTATCCGCAGGTGGAATTCATCCTCTGCCTGCACGAGGGAGTCGCGATCGGCATGGCCGACGCGTTCGCGCGCGCCACGCGGAAGCCGGCCTTCGTGGAGCTCCACATCGCCCCCGGGTTGGGGAATGCCGTCGGCATGTTGTTCAACGCCAAAGTCGGCCGCTCACCGCTCGTCGTGTACGTCGGCCAGAGCGCGAGCAGGGCGCTGTTCCAGGAGCCACTCCTGTCCGGCGATCTGGTCGAGATCGCCGCGCCGGTCACCAAATGGTCCTACGAAATCACCCACGCGGCGGACGTGCCCCAGGCGGTCCGCCGGGCCATGAAAATTGCCGAGGAAGCCCCACAGGGGCCCACCGTGCTATCGATTCCCATCGACGTGTTGGACGAAGACGCCGAGGTGTCGATTCAACCCACCAGCTACACACGTTGGCGCGCACATCCCGACCCCGCAGCGATGGACGAGGCCGCCGAATTGCTCGCCGCAAGCCGCCGCCCAATGATCGTGACGGGGGACGGGATCGCCCTGTCGAACGGGCAGGAACACGTGACCCGTCTCGCGGAGCTGCTCGGTGCGCCAATCTACCAAGGCTACACGACCGAGGTCAACGTCGACGCCAATCATCCCCTGGTGATCGGCACGCTGCCGTTCACGAACGCCGCGGCGCCCGAGTTCACTAGCCGAGTGCTCGCTCGACATGATGTCGTGCTTGCACTGGGGGTGCCGCTGTTCCGGTACATCTTCCCGCGCCCCGGCGACCTCGTCCCAGCGGCCACCAAGGTCATCCAGATCGACCTCGACGGCTGGGAGATCGGCAAGAATGTGCCGGGCGCGCTCGGCATCAAGGCCGATTGCGCGGCCGCGCTGCTCGCGCTGCTTGAGCGGCTGGAATCGCGCGCCCCGGCCGGCGCGGTGGAACGTGCCGCTGCGATTGCCGCCGAAGGGAGCCAGAAACGCGAAACGGTGTTGGCCAACGACCGCAAGACTTGGACCAACCAGCCCATCTCCGTTGCGCGTCTCATGAGCGAACTCGCCGATGTGGTACCCGCAGACGCTGTAATCTTTGATGAAGCGATCACCTCCAGCACGGTGCTGCAACGCTATGTGGCGCCGCGACCCGGCCGGTACTTCCGGGCGCGGGGTGGCGGGCTCGGCCCAGGCCTGCCGGGCGCGCTTGGGGTGAAGCTCGCGATGCCGGAGCGGCCAGTCGTCGGCGTCGTCGCAGACGGCTCCGCGATGTACAGCGTCAGTGCGTTCTGGACGGCCGCGCACCACCGCATCCCGGTCACCTGGGTCGTGTGTAACAATGCGAGTTATCGAATCCTAAAGGAAAATATCATGGACTACCTGGGACCACGACACGCGGACCGGAAATTCGTTGCAATGGATCTGACTGACCCGCCGCTTCGCTACGATCGCATCGCCGAGTCGATGGGGGTACGCGGTCGGCGCGTCGAGCGCCCTGAGGATCTTCGCCCGGCCCTTGAGGAGGCGCTGGGTTCGGGAGCGCCCGCGGTGGTCGACGTCGCGATCCAGCGCGACGTGCGCTGA
- a CDS encoding RNA polymerase sigma factor — MNTEAFAETFARIYDDHYRRVFRYLLARTRRRNDAEELTSEVFATALAGLGAGREPRHMGRWLVGIADHLASRLWRRQVTEQELTECHHPGEASDPADLTLERLEAEALWRCLDALDREHRQVLFLRIVSDMPARQVGIAMGRSEEAVRSLQLRALRALKRRWTEEHTNEGLRRDA; from the coding sequence ATGAACACCGAGGCATTCGCAGAGACATTCGCGCGCATCTACGATGACCACTATCGGCGGGTGTTCCGTTATCTGCTGGCGCGGACTCGCAGGCGCAACGACGCGGAGGAGTTGACTTCCGAGGTGTTTGCCACGGCGCTCGCGGGACTCGGAGCGGGGCGTGAGCCTCGACACATGGGAAGGTGGCTCGTCGGAATCGCGGACCATCTTGCCTCCCGACTCTGGCGCCGGCAAGTTACGGAGCAAGAACTCACCGAATGTCACCACCCCGGTGAGGCAAGCGACCCGGCAGATTTGACTCTTGAGCGGTTGGAAGCCGAAGCCCTCTGGCGTTGTCTCGACGCGCTCGATCGGGAACATCGTCAGGTGTTGTTCCTTCGGATCGTGTCCGATATGCCGGCGCGGCAGGTCGGGATCGCAATGGGACGGTCAGAAGAGGCAGTGCGAAGTCTGCAGTTGCGGGCGTTGCGAGCGCTCAAACGGCGTTGGACGGAGGAGCACACTAATGAGGGACTCCGACGCGATGCGTAA
- a CDS encoding DUF5667 domain-containing protein has translation MRNTEMQLELLLRRLPGETSGAPGASSADDDVSTELRELHDLALRLRAARQHLPVSMSLRLVRAVVSAATRHSGDGDVGYSGDGSVAYSGDGGVAYSGDGGVARVRSNSHRWQPGWAAIAAAVLLGAFGLGVGATSAGASPSSPWYGARLAIENAQVALTPSARARAELLVKNAQARLGEIQAMAATGDTDGLRRAADALDADAGWLHAVLKILPAQERRQLIRGLGKV, from the coding sequence ATGCGTAACACTGAGATGCAGCTCGAACTTCTGTTGAGGCGTCTTCCGGGGGAAACCTCCGGTGCACCGGGCGCGTCGTCAGCGGACGACGACGTCTCCACGGAGTTGCGGGAACTTCACGACCTCGCGCTCCGTCTGCGCGCGGCCCGGCAGCACCTGCCGGTATCGATGTCGCTGCGCCTCGTGCGGGCGGTAGTGTCGGCCGCCACGCGGCACTCAGGAGACGGCGATGTGGGGTACTCGGGAGACGGCAGTGTGGCATACTCGGGAGACGGCGGTGTGGCGTACTCGGGAGACGGCGGTGTGGCAAGAGTCCGCTCCAATTCGCACCGCTGGCAACCAGGGTGGGCCGCCATCGCCGCGGCAGTACTCCTCGGGGCGTTCGGGCTAGGAGTCGGTGCGACCTCGGCCGGAGCGTCCCCATCGAGTCCGTGGTACGGGGCGCGCCTGGCCATTGAGAACGCCCAGGTCGCGCTGACGCCAAGCGCGCGTGCGCGAGCGGAGCTGTTGGTCAAGAATGCGCAAGCACGCCTTGGGGAGATCCAAGCGATGGCCGCGACCGGAGACACCGACGGCTTGCGCCGCGCCGCTGATGCGTTGGATGCGGACGCGGGCTGGCTGCACGCGGTCCTCAAGATACTGCCAGCGCAAGAGCGGCGTCAGTTGATTCGGGGGTTAGGAAAAGTCTAA
- a CDS encoding transposase — translation MTRLFNREGDCLAMKLRPGNVHSVEQWEEVLLPEIERQQAQGKNVVVRADATFATPELYDTLEKRGVRYAIHIPSNDILEREIAESLRGSVGRPSHTPVVRYKRFRYEAAVSWKTARRVVAKIEFHCGELFPRVDLIVTTLEMDCRAVARFYNKRGTSEQWIREGKQAVKVTRLGQTG, via the coding sequence TTGACGCGGTTGTTCAATCGGGAGGGCGATTGCCTGGCGATGAAACTGCGGCCGGGCAACGTCCACAGCGTCGAGCAGTGGGAGGAGGTACTCCTGCCCGAGATCGAGCGGCAGCAGGCACAGGGCAAGAACGTGGTCGTGCGCGCGGATGCCACCTTCGCCACACCCGAGCTCTACGACACCCTGGAGAAGCGGGGCGTGAGGTACGCGATCCACATTCCATCCAATGACATCCTGGAGCGCGAGATCGCGGAGTCGCTCCGGGGATCCGTCGGACGCCCGAGTCACACCCCGGTGGTCCGGTACAAGCGCTTCCGGTACGAGGCCGCCGTCAGTTGGAAGACGGCACGCCGGGTGGTTGCGAAGATCGAGTTTCACTGCGGGGAACTGTTTCCCCGCGTGGACTTGATCGTGACGACGCTGGAGATGGACTGTCGGGCGGTCGCGCGATTCTACAACAAACGGGGGACGTCGGAACAGTGGATCAGGGAAGGCAAGCAGGCCGTGAAGGTGACGAGGCTAGGGCAGACTGGCTGA
- a CDS encoding DMT family transporter: protein MARAAPAIDSRAGGAAAGGEPRGQHWLGIVLNLGSAVAYSTSGFYTRLIPLDPWTILFWRGIFAGVFICSVIVWRYGRRTVHVVRDIGAPGLAAACLSTFATIMYINAFRRTSVADVMIMNATTPFLAAALGWLWLRERERWSTLLASTVALVGTAIMVGGAVREGHLVGDLLAFGMALCMASMMLVIRRHRETPMLPAACLSALLCPAFVWPLAHPGAADPTDMLYLALFGVTQFGLGLLLLTLGARLISATETALTQASEVPLGPLWVWLAFREVPPVLTWIGGTIIMVAVSGHVYVSRRPSTSERSILNT, encoded by the coding sequence GTGGCTCGCGCAGCACCGGCGATAGACTCGCGCGCCGGCGGTGCCGCCGCCGGAGGCGAGCCCCGCGGCCAGCACTGGTTGGGCATCGTGCTGAACCTCGGCTCGGCCGTCGCCTACAGCACCTCCGGCTTCTACACGCGGCTGATCCCGCTCGATCCCTGGACGATCCTGTTCTGGCGGGGGATTTTCGCAGGCGTCTTCATCTGCAGCGTCATCGTGTGGCGCTACGGCCGCCGGACCGTGCACGTCGTCCGCGACATCGGCGCGCCGGGCCTGGCCGCGGCGTGCCTCTCGACGTTCGCCACCATCATGTACATCAATGCCTTCCGCCGCACGTCGGTCGCGGACGTCATGATCATGAACGCCACGACGCCGTTCTTGGCCGCGGCACTCGGATGGCTGTGGCTCCGGGAGCGCGAACGCTGGAGCACCTTGCTCGCAAGCACGGTTGCGCTCGTGGGCACGGCGATCATGGTCGGAGGAGCGGTGCGCGAGGGTCATCTCGTCGGTGACCTGCTGGCATTCGGGATGGCACTGTGCATGGCCAGCATGATGCTGGTCATCAGGCGGCACCGCGAGACTCCGATGCTGCCCGCAGCCTGCCTCTCTGCCCTTCTGTGCCCTGCGTTCGTGTGGCCGCTGGCGCATCCGGGTGCCGCCGATCCGACGGACATGCTGTATCTCGCCCTGTTCGGCGTAACGCAATTCGGGCTCGGCCTGCTGCTGCTCACGCTCGGCGCCCGGCTGATCTCCGCGACCGAGACGGCGCTCACCCAAGCGTCGGAAGTGCCGCTCGGACCGCTGTGGGTCTGGCTCGCGTTTCGCGAGGTGCCGCCCGTGTTGACCTGGATCGGCGGAACGATCATTATGGTCGCCGTCTCCGGCCATGTCTACGTGAGCCGACGCCCGTCCACATCCGAGAGGTCGATACTCAACACGTAG
- a CDS encoding peroxiredoxin, translating into MSIHNPLDLPPDLPVPVDDGACAHLRGMRVPPVALPSTSDVAIDLSALAGRTVVYCFPRTGRPDHEVPKGWNEIPGARGCTPQACAYRDHYAALKALGTRVFGLSTQTTDYQREAVTRLHLPFALLSDKDLTFTRALRLPTFEFPWSFGAQPAELIKRLTLVLRDGRIERVFYPVFPPDKNAEQVQAWLAQHRR; encoded by the coding sequence ATGTCGATACATAATCCCTTGGACCTGCCGCCTGACCTGCCCGTCCCCGTGGATGACGGGGCGTGTGCTCATCTCCGCGGGATGCGCGTGCCGCCGGTGGCATTGCCGTCGACCTCTGACGTCGCAATCGACCTGTCCGCCCTGGCGGGGCGGACGGTCGTCTACTGTTTCCCGCGGACCGGCCGACCGGACCATGAGGTTCCGAAGGGGTGGAACGAGATTCCCGGCGCACGCGGATGCACTCCGCAGGCCTGCGCGTACCGCGATCACTACGCGGCGCTCAAGGCTCTCGGCACGCGCGTGTTCGGCCTCAGCACGCAGACGACGGACTACCAGCGCGAAGCCGTGACACGCCTGCACTTGCCGTTTGCGCTGCTGAGCGACAAGGATCTTACCTTCACCCGCGCGCTGCGGCTGCCGACGTTCGAGTTCCCGTGGAGCTTCGGGGCACAGCCCGCCGAGCTGATCAAGCGGCTCACGCTGGTGCTTCGCGACGGCCGGATCGAACGCGTCTTCTATCCGGTCTTTCCACCGGACAAGAACGCCGAGCAGGTCCAGGCGTGGCTCGCGCAGCACCGGCGATAG
- a CDS encoding YSC84-related protein has protein sequence MYRWQAGARIIAAACLVLLSSLLLPNLSYAKAPEEIDASVDAALSRFTEQVTGADAFLRDAKGVLVFPDVIQAGIGVGGEYGEGALRVHGQTVAYYNIASGSVGFQLGAQKKDIILVFLQDKALRDFQAKQGWQAGVDGSVVLVNLGAHASIDTTTFDQPIVGFVVGQEGLMYNLTLQESKISKLQE, from the coding sequence ATGTACCGTTGGCAGGCCGGGGCCAGGATCATTGCGGCAGCGTGTCTGGTTCTGTTAAGCAGCCTCTTGCTACCGAATCTGTCCTATGCCAAGGCGCCAGAGGAGATCGATGCCAGCGTGGACGCAGCGCTGTCCCGATTCACCGAGCAAGTGACCGGGGCCGATGCATTCCTCCGTGACGCTAAGGGTGTCCTCGTGTTCCCCGATGTCATTCAGGCCGGGATTGGAGTCGGCGGGGAATATGGCGAGGGGGCGCTGCGCGTGCACGGCCAGACGGTAGCGTACTACAATATCGCGTCCGGCTCGGTCGGGTTTCAGTTGGGAGCACAGAAGAAGGACATCATCCTCGTGTTTCTCCAGGACAAGGCGCTTCGGGACTTCCAGGCTAAGCAGGGGTGGCAGGCGGGCGTCGACGGGTCGGTGGTACTCGTAAATCTTGGCGCCCACGCGTCCATAGACACCACGACATTCGATCAGCCCATCGTCGGGTTCGTGGTCGGGCAGGAAGGCCTGATGTACAACTTGACACTACAGGAGTCCAAGATTTCCAAGCTGCAGGAGTAG